The window AAAAATCCGAGCTATTCTTCTCATATCCACTTCATCATCTACAAAAAAAATACTCGCGTCTTTTATAGGTGTGTCCATATGAGAAAATAAATCCAGTTGTTAATTTCCATAGTTTTTCCCACTACATAGTCAATCTGTCATAACGGATTATATATGTTGGCATAATATCTGATTACACACAATAATCAATCAAAAATAGCTTTCGCATTTTGACTCTTTTAAAAATTTTTGCCAATCTACCCATCTTGTCTGCCTATGTGCGTAGTTTCCGCCAATTAAAATACGTAGCATCCGACATCAATTCAGCTTTTCTTTGAGTCGAAGACATTCATGTAAACAATTACTGACGTTCTTTAAAAAAACAAAACACCTAATGTTCTCCTTAATAAAAGGGAAGAATTGTGACAGATACCCTTCCCCATTCCCTATAGGGAAAGCAATACATCCGCATCGAACAAAGGAATTAAATCGTTGCCCTGTACAAGCCATTGTTTGATTAATGTGTATTGTGACGTTTATAGCAGGAAAAAAATTAATCTTGTTAACTGAAAGGAACTTGGTTATGGCTCAGAATGTAATTCAAACCGAGTCAAAAAACAAACTTAGCGATAAAGAGGGCAAGTATCTCACTTTCGCTTTAGGCTCGGAAGAATACGGTCTGGAAATCCTGAAAGTCCGTGAAATCATCGGATACATGGACATTACAGCCGTTCCTCAAACACCTTCTTATGTAAAAGGTGTCATCAACCTGCGAGGGCAGGTAATACCCGTTGTAGATTTACGGGCAAAGTTCGGAATGGAAACCGCAAAAGTTACTGATGAAACATGCATCATAGTAGTCGAAATTCACCAGGAAGGCCATAAGTTCAGCACAGGCATCGTAGTTGACCACGTGCAGGAAGTACTGGACATCGATGGTGAAAACATCGAAGAAGCACCGCAATTCGGCTCATCTGTTAATACTGATTTCATTCTCGGTATTGGTAAAGTCGGCGAATCTGTGAAAATCCTGCTGGACATAGACAAGGTGCTTGGCAGCGACGATGGCCTTGAAAGTATCGGACAAATATAACAGCAAAAGCAAAAAATGTTCTGTAAGAAGTATCCAAAATTAACGATATCCACAAATAGTATTTAGGAGACTGAAAATGTTTAAGAATATGAAACTCGCAACCAAGATGTCGATGGGATTTGGAGTTTTAGTAGCGATAGCAGGCATACTCGGTTATGTCGGCTGGATGGGTCTGACGAATTTATCAACAAGTCAGAAAATACTTGAAAAAGATAACGAGTGTCTTGCAATATTGGACATTTGTGCAAAAACCCGCAGGGATTTCACAGTCAAAAAGTTTGAAAAAGACGAAAAGACCGGCAAAACTGCCGTAGATGAGTGGTTAGAAGCCTTTGAGCAATTCACTACCGAAATAACATCTTTAGCAAACACATCAGGTTTGAGTACTGAAAATAAGGATATTGTTAATAATATCCTTAATACATCGAAAGGCTATAAGGAAACATTCGAGGGACAAGTAGAAGTTCAAAAAATGAAAGATGATGCTTTCACAGATTGGGGCAAAATCGGCGACGAAGTCGCTCGTGAAATCGCTGACGCAAAAACAAAAGTCCTTGACCCCGCAAGAAAAACTGCACAGGACGCAAAAGATGCAGATTCCATGATTAAATGGGCAAAAGTTGATGACAAACTCAATTCAGGCATTGTATCAAATTTCCTGCTTACGAGACTTCGGGCCACAT of the Planctomycetaceae bacterium genome contains:
- a CDS encoding chemotaxis protein CheW — its product is MAQNVIQTESKNKLSDKEGKYLTFALGSEEYGLEILKVREIIGYMDITAVPQTPSYVKGVINLRGQVIPVVDLRAKFGMETAKVTDETCIIVVEIHQEGHKFSTGIVVDHVQEVLDIDGENIEEAPQFGSSVNTDFILGIGKVGESVKILLDIDKVLGSDDGLESIGQI